The following are from one region of the Littorina saxatilis isolate snail1 linkage group LG2, US_GU_Lsax_2.0, whole genome shotgun sequence genome:
- the LOC138958267 gene encoding uncharacterized protein codes for MSQSILIESSSDRYRRPGLSVYISDFANVLKAFVGSNFISIPFAFGQSGLALGVAGLVLIAVLTAHCCQLLVKCKYHAIQHVTHLLRHPTNYASRAHRNGHLRHSESCSTLHTDHLVSDWATSGQPGRSVAVKRRLVKSMVYGDVAHMCLGKWGLMVTNVLIVITQVGFCLNYAVFTANALMTFFPVYNCTVQLHNSTTVASPDCRHLPDLPWKAWEISQLNKSRTFRGMDVGNIETVTTATLSKAEVMTNTNSNPHEFTSPGVSDLITTLLAHQISTSQGAHFSTSTSQTEKRSTSTSVIAGSSNRIPKTTNDPTSANTTPASGNVSDESIAAFTSSEGTFSANLPTSSAETTAVLASTEADSSSSTTSSFVSINPSTVAATLSNSVQTSAAPYFRPEDPTSTNTLPAKSSQTLNIQNFPAFAATAILRSMEEEFSDPTAVEEPSWTETWTNAPDLRLMVLFPVAVFLVLVLPRKLRGFGVVSAIGNLALLAGAFIIIAAVIASFRLSDSWQWARLEGLPLFVGTVASAFEGAGTIMAVEGSMDGNRHNFASFLAGGIAFLTALHVVLSMLSYLSFGDAISQMVTMNIAAGSGLSVVMNICFIIGVLFTFPIMVFPVVRIAESALLGNGGACCKTDTDSEDNAPLLPDKEKHIGVPLYQQAAAWKRNLVRVTVVLIIGVLAVLLRNSFAYISAFIGALGSTFVAFVLPCVFHLRLCWPFLSLPIKLKDMSIIVVGVVFCVTGVYSVMKDMIA; via the exons ATGTCTCAAAGTATACTGATTGAGTCTTCCTCTGACCGATATCG GCGGCCAGGCCTTTCTGTCTACATCAGTGACTTTGCCAATGTCTTGAAGGCTTTTGTTGGCTCCAACTTCATCTCCATTCCCTTTGCCTTTGGCCAGAGCGGTCTTGCT CTAGGCGTCGCCGGACTGGTTCTCATCGCGGTGTTGACAGCCCACTGCTGCCAGCTTCTCGTGAAGTGCAAGTACCACGCCATCCAACACGTCACACACCTGCTGCGACATCCCACCAACTATGCCAGCAGAGCTCACAGAAATGGACATCTCCGTCACAGCGAGTCGTGCTCCACGCTGCACACTGATCATCTGGTCAGTGACTGGGCAACGTCAGGACAGCCTGGACGGTCAGTGGCGGTCAAGAGACGGTTGGTGAAGAGTATGGTGTATGGAGACGTTGCTCACATGTGTTTGGGCAAGTGGGGGCTGATGGTGACCAACGTTCTGATCGTTATCACGCAGGTTGGGTTTTGTCTCAACTATGCCGTCTTCACCGCCAACGCCTTGATGACCTTCTTTCCGGTCTATAATTGCACCGTGCAGCTTCACAACAGCACCACAGTTGCTTCCCCTGACTGCCGCCATCTTCCGGACTTGCCGTGGAAAGCATGGGAGATTTCTCAGCTGAACAAATCCAGGACATTCCGCGGCATGGATGTTGGAAATATTGAGACCGTTACAACAGCTACTCTGTCAAAAGCTGAAGTTATGACCAACACCAACTCCAACCCTCACGAGTTCACAAGCCCAGGGGTGTCGGATCTGATAACCACTCTGCTCGCTCACCAGATTTCTACTTCTCAGGGCGCACACTTCTCTACTTCCACCTCACAAACTGAAAAACGTTCAACCTCTACCTCAGTTATTGCAGGTTCTTCAAATAGGATCCCAAAAACAACAAACGATCCAACTTCTGCTAATACAACCCCAGCTTCTGGAAATGTCAGTGACGAGTCCATAGCCGCTTTCACTTCAAGTGAAGGCACATTTTCAGCCAATCTTCCCACCAGTTCTGCAGAAACAACAGCTGTTCTGGCTTCAACAGAAGCCGACTCTTCGTCATCCACTACTTCAtcttttgtttccataaatccTTCCACTGTAGCAGCCACTCTCAGTAATTCTGTGCAAACTTCAGCGGCCCCATATTTTCGTCCTGAAGATCCAACCTCCACAAACACTCTTCCCGCCAAATCTTCTCAAACGTTAAACATTCAGAACTTCCCTGCATTTGCAGCAACAGCCATTCTTAGGTCAATGGAAGAGGAGTTTTCTGATCCTACGGCAGTGGAAGAACCCTCATGGACAGAAACGTGGACAAATGCTCCTGATTTACGTCTGATGGTGTTGTTCCCAGTGGCAGTGTTTCTGGTGCTGGTGTTGCCACGGAAACTGCGTGGGTTTGGAGTCGTCAGTGCTATTGGGAATCTTGCCTTGCTGGCTGGAGCGTTCATCATCATAGCTGCTGTCATAGCAA gtttccgattgtctgacaGCTGGCAATGGGCACGACTGGAAGGTCTACCGCTTTTTGTTGGCACTGTAGCAAGCGCATTTGAGGGAGCAGGAACG ATAATGGCAGTGGAGGGGAGCATGGATGGAAACCGACACAACTTCGCCTCATTTCTGGCCGGAGGTATAGCCTTCCTGACGGCACTACACGTCGTCTTGAGCATGCTGAGTTATCTCTCTTTTGGGGACGCCATCTCTCAGATGGTCACGATGAACATTGCGGCAGGCTCTGGACTCAGCGTGGTTATGAATATTTGCTTCATCATTGGCGTTCTCTTCACTTTCCCGATTATGGTGTTCCCTGTGGTCCGTATTGCGGAGTCGGCGCTACTTGGTAATG GTGGAGCTTGTTGTAAGACGGACACAGACTCTGAAGACAACGCTCCTCTTCTCCCTGACAAAGAGAAACACATAGGAGTCCCTCTATACCAGCAG GCAGCTGCATGGAAACGGAATCTGGTTCGAGTAACTGTTGTGCTAATAATTGGTGTGTTGGCTGTTCTATTGAGGAACAGCTTTGCCTACATCTCTGCTTTCATAG GTGCCCTGGGCAGCACTTTCGTGGCCTTCGTCCTGCCCTGCGTCTTCCACCTCAGGCTGTGCTGGCCCTTCCTGTCCCTGCCAATCAAACTCAAAGACATGTCAATCATTGTTGTGGGCGTGGTCTTCTGCGTCACTGGGGTCTACTCTGTGATGAAAGACATGATAGCTTGA